A window from Citrus sinensis cultivar Valencia sweet orange chromosome 3, DVS_A1.0, whole genome shotgun sequence encodes these proteins:
- the LOC107176759 gene encoding uncharacterized protein LOC107176759, protein MGIIKSCFSFMAGTVFGVYVAQNYNVPNIRKLADTGILMAKHIEENYRKPKKKTDRDD, encoded by the coding sequence ATGGGTATAATCAAGAGCTGCTTCTCCTTTATGGCGGGTACGGTGTTCGGCGTCTATGTGGCTCAGAACTACAACGTCCCTAATATCAGGAAGCTAGCCGATACTGGCATTTTGATGGCCAAGCACATCGAAGAAAATTACCGCAAGCCCAAGAAGAAAACTGACCGCGATGATTAG